A window from Flavobacterium gyeonganense encodes these proteins:
- a CDS encoding leucine-rich repeat domain-containing protein, giving the protein MKRKLLIGLLCLFSTLSLFAETNNLNIPVPDSEYQALVDFYKATGESNWSNKWNTRENNLHEVAWYGITLENGHITGINLNNTSGISGTIPASFGNLKYLKTLSLYGGSYGKDLNTTDLSVFSGLEELETLDLRYCKLKGNIPASWNKLKKLKTLYLSENAITGFSPEFGELTSLVTVDLSGNQIQILIKEVENLAALTSLNLANNKLTTIVGLLKNQVSLELNSQQVNIENLIYKGVDLKIDNLPNVMLYNKTKSDFSARRQYVVYVRGSQIGTVITVAEDGSLTIPSSYLASIKSGDEVYLYQQYDGIDGGAYYSRFYLSNIKVSQPAVSAIEYQVLVDFYNAMNGNNWNIKWDVNENNLNQGAWNGLSIENGHITGINLSNTSNVSGAIPASFGNLKYLKNLSLYGGNYSKNLGTTDLSVLSELQSLETIDLRYCKVASAVPSSWSKLKKLKTMNLGYNAITGLPEEIGEIESLVTLDMTSNKIQAIPVSTGNLENLVTLNLSSNQIGVLIKELENINTLKTLDLSGNKISTILALLNAQVYLELNSQSISMENFIYKGTDVKVENFPNVVLYNRRKNDFSLRTTFNLYLRGSQVATGLQMQQDGSLTIPVNYLGSLKTGDELYLYQNYDGSGSSYYTKIYFPDLKVDQPTIPDAEYQALVEFYNAMNGANWANKWNVAQNTLHEGAWFGVSIENGHITGLNLNNNYGVSGAVPASIGNLKYLKNLSLYGGSYSKNLSTTDLNVFSELESLESLDLRYSQIKGDIPATWANLKKLKTVYLGYNNLTALPEEIGSMESLVTLDIASNKVKAIPVSIGTLTNLVTLNLSSNLIEVLIKELENITTLKTLDLSGNKVSTIVALLNSQVYLELNSQSVSKAGFIYKGTDVKVENFPNIVLYNRTQNDFSSRRTFNLYLRGNVVVNNLQMAEDGSILIPATYLASLKTGDELYLYQNYDWNSSSYYSRIYFTDLKVDQPKIPDAEYQALVDFYTVMGGTNWTNKWNVSVNNLHEGAWYGVSIENGHITGLDLNNNYGVSGAIPASIGDLKYLKTLSLYGGSYGTNLNTTDLNVLSELESLEYLDLRYTKIKGDIPSSWSKLKNLKTLYLDHNALTALPAEFGEMESLVTVNLSGNQIKAIPASAGDLTKLVTLNLSSNQIEVLIKELEKLTALRTLDLSGNKVATILGLLSSEVYLEMNSQTLSIANFLYEGTDVKVSNLPNSVLYNKASNDFSAQRQFRLYVKGSQVGGNLTVAGDGTITIPADYLATLKTGDELYLYQQYDGAQGAAYYSNIYFKNVKVDQPKIPDTEYQALVDFYNSMGGNNWNNKWVTAENNLHEGAWYGVSIQNGHITGLNLNNTSNVAGAIPASFGNLKYLKNLSLYGGSYSKNLSATDLGILSGLEALESLDVRYSKLKGVIPSSWNKLQALKTLYISNNTIEEVNEVVAALPLLKTADFSYQTITVPTIEVGANELVITLPTLSTFLFSANGGVVNNKNNFTLYINGVSKTSNYSNSEGKLIFKDIALYGIKVTDKLRIVQNDGTAQGTSINYTQVVFGKPLTDEEFEILKKIYASTNGSQWTQKWDISQNKLHEVSWYGVGTKDGHVVSLSLAGNNLSGTLPAELSDLAYLETLNLQTNAITGSIPANIGNLQNLKTVNLQSNKFEGTLPNLSGISGLKKLSVSGNLFKGTIPGHLNDFINIEQIDLSNNSFDALEKPFTYNPDQVYVNLRGQIITKDEYLYLRGDEIVVDLPSITTYNEENQDFSGKYLFELQANNFKISEAMAVDNTLTFPNIAISSIPAGAKITIWQRTGTSQGTYLQFKGIADGSETPLIEPEYDALLAFFQSAGGTSWKEPWDISSNNLHEKKWKGVITNDGHVISISLTDNNLTGNISPELSKFTELQNLSLNRNKLTGTIPESVTKITKLKTVDLSENELTGIEAAFAVNVTIKMDRQKINLGELPLTLNATITDRKINHYDHTNSLFNATQSYNMTLKDYFQMVTIPEDGIKLTSILSEWNVPNNQTLELRQIAGSARNSVISYAITYREGDTNLDGIVNILDIQSTLNYTLNQKPKFFNYGAADLNKDKNLNILDIILQINKIQAGTQEKKANTSKLASIENTVLSIENNTLFIESETNSAAAFDIRLKGISKTKVTEMLSAIGYTASIAEQNDEVSIIGFSMDKILSGKQAIAKLTANATIVSAMISDHEANELSYKITGKTLGVDDFDSEKNNLVVNYPNPFMEQTTIQYQLAENADKVSLIVYDTRGQIVRVEENLGTSKGKQELKFLRKELSSGIYFYTIKIQTGANLRRLTGKMLIQ; this is encoded by the coding sequence ATGAAAAGAAAACTACTTATCGGATTGCTCTGCCTTTTTAGCACTCTATCACTATTTGCCGAAACAAACAATTTAAATATTCCTGTACCAGATTCTGAATACCAGGCATTGGTAGATTTCTATAAAGCAACAGGTGAATCTAACTGGAGTAATAAGTGGAATACAAGAGAAAATAATCTCCATGAAGTTGCCTGGTATGGGATAACACTGGAAAATGGGCATATTACAGGTATTAATCTAAATAATACAAGTGGGATATCCGGTACAATTCCTGCTTCTTTTGGGAATTTAAAATACCTTAAAACACTTTCACTGTACGGAGGAAGTTATGGAAAAGATTTAAATACCACTGATTTAAGTGTTTTTTCAGGTTTAGAAGAACTGGAAACTCTTGATTTGCGATATTGTAAATTAAAAGGAAACATACCTGCTTCATGGAACAAGCTAAAAAAGCTTAAAACACTGTATTTGAGCGAAAATGCTATTACAGGTTTTTCACCAGAGTTTGGTGAACTTACGAGTTTGGTTACAGTTGATTTGTCCGGAAATCAAATTCAGATTCTTATAAAAGAAGTAGAAAATTTAGCAGCATTGACTTCTTTAAATCTTGCGAATAATAAGCTTACAACAATTGTCGGTTTATTAAAAAATCAGGTGAGTCTGGAATTAAATTCTCAACAAGTAAATATTGAGAATTTGATTTATAAAGGTGTTGATCTAAAGATTGATAATCTCCCAAACGTTATGCTTTATAACAAAACCAAAAGTGATTTTTCAGCAAGAAGGCAATATGTTGTTTATGTGCGAGGTAGCCAGATTGGAACCGTCATAACCGTTGCAGAAGATGGCAGTTTAACGATTCCTTCGTCCTATCTGGCAAGTATAAAAAGTGGTGACGAAGTCTATTTGTACCAGCAATATGACGGTATTGATGGCGGCGCATATTACAGCCGTTTTTATTTATCTAATATAAAGGTAAGCCAGCCGGCAGTATCTGCAATAGAATATCAGGTGTTGGTAGATTTTTATAATGCCATGAACGGCAACAACTGGAACATTAAATGGGATGTAAACGAAAATAATCTTAATCAGGGAGCATGGAATGGTTTAAGCATTGAAAACGGACATATTACAGGAATTAATCTTAGTAATACCAGTAATGTTTCCGGTGCAATTCCGGCATCTTTCGGGAATTTAAAATATCTTAAAAATCTTTCGCTTTATGGTGGAAATTATTCAAAAAACCTGGGTACGACAGATTTAAGCGTGCTTTCAGAATTGCAGTCTCTGGAAACAATCGATTTAAGATATTGTAAGGTTGCAAGTGCAGTGCCATCTTCATGGAGCAAGCTAAAAAAACTAAAAACGATGAATCTGGGTTACAATGCTATTACGGGACTGCCTGAAGAAATTGGCGAAATCGAAAGTCTGGTTACGCTTGATATGACTTCAAATAAAATACAGGCCATTCCTGTTTCAACAGGGAATCTGGAAAATTTAGTGACTCTAAATTTATCCTCCAACCAAATTGGAGTTTTGATTAAAGAACTGGAAAACATCAATACTTTAAAAACATTAGATCTTTCGGGCAATAAAATTTCGACTATTCTGGCATTGTTGAATGCTCAGGTTTATCTTGAACTCAATTCGCAAAGCATCAGTATGGAAAACTTTATTTATAAGGGAACTGATGTTAAGGTAGAAAATTTTCCGAATGTTGTTTTATACAACCGAAGGAAAAATGATTTTTCTTTAAGGACAACTTTTAATTTGTATTTGAGAGGAAGTCAGGTTGCTACTGGTCTGCAAATGCAGCAAGACGGAAGTCTTACTATTCCGGTAAACTATCTGGGTTCGCTAAAAACCGGTGACGAATTGTATTTATACCAAAATTACGACGGATCAGGAAGTTCCTATTATACCAAAATTTATTTCCCTGATTTAAAAGTAGATCAGCCTACAATTCCTGATGCAGAATACCAGGCTTTGGTTGAATTTTATAATGCAATGAATGGTGCTAACTGGGCCAATAAATGGAATGTTGCCCAAAATACTCTTCACGAAGGTGCATGGTTTGGCGTAAGTATAGAAAACGGGCACATCACAGGATTAAACCTGAATAATAATTATGGTGTTTCCGGTGCAGTTCCGGCTTCTATTGGTAATTTAAAGTACCTGAAAAACCTTTCCCTTTATGGAGGAAGTTACAGCAAAAATTTAAGCACAACAGATTTAAATGTGTTCTCAGAATTAGAGTCTCTGGAATCCCTGGATTTAAGATATTCTCAAATTAAAGGCGATATTCCTGCAACGTGGGCTAACTTGAAAAAGTTAAAAACAGTTTATTTGGGTTACAACAATCTTACAGCGCTACCGGAAGAAATAGGTTCGATGGAAAGTTTGGTTACACTGGATATTGCATCAAATAAAGTAAAAGCAATTCCAGTATCTATAGGAACTCTGACCAATTTGGTAACGCTGAATTTATCTTCAAATTTAATAGAAGTTTTGATAAAGGAGCTCGAAAACATCACCACTTTAAAAACACTAGATCTTTCAGGTAATAAAGTTTCGACTATTGTAGCTTTACTGAATTCTCAGGTATATCTTGAACTGAATTCGCAAAGTGTAAGCAAAGCCGGTTTTATTTATAAAGGAACAGATGTTAAGGTAGAAAATTTCCCAAATATTGTTTTATACAACAGAACCCAAAATGATTTTTCGTCAAGAAGAACTTTTAATTTGTATTTACGAGGAAATGTAGTTGTCAATAATTTGCAAATGGCAGAGGATGGAAGTATTCTCATACCAGCAACGTATCTGGCTTCTTTAAAAACGGGCGATGAATTGTATTTGTATCAAAATTACGACTGGAATTCAAGTTCGTATTATTCAAGAATTTATTTTACGGATTTAAAAGTAGATCAGCCCAAAATTCCGGATGCAGAATATCAGGCACTTGTTGATTTTTATACCGTAATGGGCGGTACAAACTGGACCAATAAATGGAATGTTTCTGTAAATAATTTACATGAAGGGGCATGGTATGGAGTGAGCATCGAAAACGGACATATTACAGGATTAGACCTGAATAATAATTATGGTGTTTCGGGTGCAATTCCGGCTTCTATTGGTGATTTAAAATACCTAAAGACACTTTCCTTGTACGGTGGTAGTTATGGTACTAATTTGAACACTACAGATTTAAATGTTTTGTCAGAGTTAGAATCACTGGAATATTTAGACTTAAGATACACCAAAATTAAAGGCGACATTCCATCATCGTGGAGCAAACTCAAAAACTTAAAAACTTTATATTTAGACCATAACGCACTTACAGCTTTACCTGCAGAATTTGGCGAAATGGAAAGTTTGGTTACGGTTAATTTATCAGGAAATCAGATAAAAGCAATTCCGGCTTCGGCAGGAGATTTGACAAAATTAGTAACGCTTAATTTATCTTCAAATCAAATTGAAGTTTTAATTAAAGAATTAGAAAAATTGACCGCTTTAAGAACTTTGGATTTGTCAGGCAATAAAGTGGCAACGATTTTAGGATTATTATCCAGTGAGGTTTATCTGGAGATGAATTCGCAAACTTTAAGTATTGCAAACTTTTTATACGAAGGAACGGATGTAAAAGTGAGTAATTTGCCAAATTCGGTTTTGTACAACAAAGCTTCGAATGATTTTTCTGCACAAAGACAATTTAGACTATATGTAAAAGGATCTCAGGTTGGAGGTAATTTAACCGTTGCGGGAGACGGAACAATTACAATTCCTGCAGACTATCTGGCGACTTTAAAAACCGGAGATGAACTGTATTTATATCAGCAATATGATGGTGCTCAGGGGGCAGCTTATTATTCGAATATTTATTTTAAGAATGTAAAAGTAGATCAGCCTAAAATTCCGGATACCGAATATCAGGCTTTGGTTGATTTTTACAATTCAATGGGGGGCAATAACTGGAACAATAAATGGGTAACAGCCGAAAATAATCTGCACGAAGGCGCGTGGTATGGAGTAAGCATTCAAAACGGGCATATTACCGGACTTAATTTAAACAATACCTCAAATGTTGCTGGAGCGATTCCGGCATCTTTTGGAAACCTGAAATACTTAAAAAACCTTTCTTTATACGGAGGAAGTTATTCGAAAAATTTAAGTGCTACAGATTTGGGAATTCTTTCCGGATTAGAAGCTTTGGAGTCTTTAGATGTAAGGTATTCGAAGTTAAAGGGCGTAATACCGTCTTCATGGAATAAGTTACAGGCTTTAAAAACTTTATATATCAGCAATAATACTATTGAAGAAGTAAATGAAGTTGTAGCAGCTTTACCACTTTTAAAAACAGCTGATTTCTCTTATCAAACCATTACGGTTCCTACGATAGAAGTTGGGGCAAACGAATTGGTAATCACGCTTCCGACATTAAGTACTTTTTTATTTTCTGCAAATGGGGGCGTTGTCAATAACAAAAATAATTTTACACTTTATATTAATGGTGTAAGTAAAACATCGAATTATTCAAACAGTGAAGGAAAACTGATTTTTAAGGATATTGCGTTGTACGGAATTAAAGTAACTGACAAGCTTAGGATTGTGCAGAACGACGGAACTGCTCAGGGAACTTCCATAAATTATACACAAGTTGTGTTTGGAAAACCATTGACAGACGAGGAATTTGAAATTCTAAAGAAAATTTATGCAAGCACAAACGGATCACAATGGACCCAGAAATGGGATATCTCCCAAAATAAACTGCACGAAGTAAGCTGGTACGGCGTTGGCACAAAAGATGGCCACGTTGTATCGTTGAGTTTAGCAGGAAATAATCTTTCGGGAACGCTTCCGGCAGAATTGTCTGATTTAGCATATCTGGAAACTTTGAATTTACAAACGAATGCGATAACAGGTTCGATTCCGGCAAACATAGGGAATCTTCAAAATTTGAAAACGGTAAATTTACAATCGAATAAATTTGAAGGAACTTTACCAAATTTATCAGGAATTTCAGGATTGAAAAAACTATCTGTTTCAGGAAATTTATTCAAAGGAACCATTCCGGGACATTTGAATGATTTTATCAACATCGAACAAATCGATCTTTCGAATAATAGTTTTGACGCTTTAGAAAAACCATTTACTTATAATCCCGATCAGGTTTATGTAAACCTTAGAGGGCAGATTATTACAAAAGATGAATATTTGTATTTGCGAGGCGATGAAATAGTAGTTGATCTTCCATCAATAACAACTTATAATGAAGAAAACCAAGATTTCAGTGGGAAATATTTGTTTGAACTACAAGCCAATAATTTCAAAATATCCGAAGCTATGGCGGTAGATAACACACTTACTTTTCCAAATATTGCCATTTCGAGTATTCCGGCCGGAGCCAAAATTACGATTTGGCAAAGAACAGGAACTTCACAGGGTACGTATTTACAATTTAAAGGTATTGCCGACGGTTCTGAAACACCTTTAATCGAACCAGAATACGACGCTTTGCTAGCATTTTTTCAAAGTGCCGGAGGAACAAGCTGGAAAGAACCCTGGGACATTTCTTCAAATAATCTTCACGAGAAAAAATGGAAAGGCGTTATCACAAACGATGGACATGTAATTTCGATAAGTCTGACAGATAATAATCTTACTGGAAATATCAGTCCAGAATTAAGCAAGTTTACAGAATTGCAAAATCTTTCTTTAAATCGTAATAAGCTGACAGGAACGATTCCGGAAAGCGTAACTAAAATTACAAAATTAAAAACAGTTGATCTTTCTGAAAATGAACTGACAGGAATTGAAGCAGCATTTGCGGTAAACGTAACTATTAAAATGGATCGCCAGAAAATTAATTTGGGAGAACTGCCTTTAACCTTAAACGCTACAATTACAGACAGAAAAATAAATCATTATGACCATACGAACTCGTTGTTTAATGCAACGCAATCGTATAATATGACGCTGAAAGATTATTTCCAGATGGTTACAATACCAGAGGACGGAATAAAACTGACCAGTATTTTGAGCGAATGGAATGTGCCAAATAATCAAACTTTAGAACTGAGGCAAATTGCAGGTTCTGCCAGAAATAGTGTCATAAGCTATGCAATTACCTATAGAGAAGGCGACACGAATCTGGATGGAATTGTAAATATTCTTGACATACAATCCACTTTGAATTATACGCTAAACCAAAAACCAAAATTCTTTAATTATGGCGCTGCAGATTTAAACAAAGATAAAAACTTAAATATTCTGGATATCATTTTACAGATCAACAAAATTCAGGCAGGAACTCAGGAGAAAAAAGCGAATACAAGCAAACTGGCTTCAATAGAAAATACGGTTTTAAGCATTGAAAATAATACTTTATTTATAGAAAGTGAAACAAACTCTGCTGCCGCCTTTGATATTCGCTTAAAAGGAATTTCGAAAACTAAGGTAACAGAAATGCTTTCAGCAATTGGGTATACCGCATCGATTGCTGAACAGAATGATGAAGTAAGTATTATTGGTTTTTCGATGGATAAAATCTTGTCCGGCAAACAGGCGATTGCAAAACTGACTGCGAATGCAACAATTGTTTCGGCTATGATATCAGATCATGAAGCAAACGAACTTAGTTATAAAATTACCGGTAAGACTTTGGGAGTTGATGATTTTGATTCTGAAAAAAATAATCTAGTTGTAAATTATCCGAATCCGTTCATGGAGCAGACTACAATACAATATCAACTGGCAGAAAATGCAGACAAAGTATCGCTGATAGTGTACGATACCAGAGGGCAGATTGTTCGTGTAGAGGAAAATTTAGGCACTTCTAAAGGAAAACAGGAACTGAAGTTTTTACGAAAAGAACTTTCTTCAGGAATCTATTTTTATACAATTAAAATACAAACTGGTGCAAATCTAAGACGATTAACCGGAAAAATGCTAATACAATAA
- a CDS encoding O-acetylhomoserine aminocarboxypropyltransferase/cysteine synthase family protein, giving the protein MSSNQNSKKFETLQIHAGQIPDPTTGSRAVPIYQTSSYVFENAQHGANLFALKQFGNIYTRLQNPTTDVFEKRVAALEGGVAALATASGQAAQFIALNNILEAGDNFISSSNIYGGTYNQFKVAFKRIGVTVQFTNETTAEAFESLINENTKALYLETIGNPSYDIPDFDKIADVAKKYDLPLIVDNTFGAGGYLFRPLEHGASIVVESATKWIGGHGTSIGGIIVDGGTYNWGNGKFKQFSEPSEGYHGMIFSDVFGVNSAFGNIQFAIRARVEGLRDFGPAISPFNSFQLIQGLETLSLRVQRHVDNALEIAKWLEAHPQVEKVNYPGLESSPSYSNAQKYFKKGYGAVLSFQIKGDVTKADDFIDSLELISHLANVGDTKSLIIHPAATTHQQLSVEEQKAAGVFVGLLRLSVGIEHIDDIKADLQQAFDKIK; this is encoded by the coding sequence ATGTCATCAAACCAAAATTCGAAAAAATTCGAAACACTTCAGATTCATGCAGGGCAGATTCCGGATCCTACAACAGGATCAAGGGCAGTACCAATATATCAAACAAGCTCCTATGTATTTGAAAACGCCCAGCATGGCGCCAACTTGTTTGCACTGAAGCAATTTGGAAATATTTACACCCGGCTTCAAAATCCAACTACTGATGTTTTCGAAAAACGTGTAGCTGCGTTAGAGGGAGGTGTTGCAGCGTTAGCAACTGCTTCTGGCCAGGCGGCACAATTTATAGCATTGAATAACATTTTAGAAGCCGGAGATAATTTTATATCAAGCAGCAATATCTACGGTGGTACTTACAATCAATTCAAAGTAGCTTTCAAAAGAATTGGCGTTACAGTTCAATTCACAAATGAGACAACTGCCGAAGCTTTTGAATCACTGATTAATGAAAACACAAAAGCATTATATCTGGAAACAATCGGAAATCCAAGTTATGATATCCCGGACTTTGATAAAATTGCGGATGTTGCTAAAAAATATGATCTTCCTTTAATTGTTGACAATACATTTGGAGCTGGAGGCTATTTATTCAGGCCTTTAGAACATGGAGCTTCGATAGTGGTTGAATCTGCGACAAAATGGATAGGCGGTCATGGTACAAGTATTGGAGGTATTATTGTTGACGGTGGTACTTATAATTGGGGCAATGGAAAATTCAAACAATTTTCAGAACCTTCAGAGGGTTACCATGGAATGATTTTCTCTGATGTATTTGGTGTAAACAGCGCATTTGGCAATATTCAGTTCGCGATCCGTGCACGCGTAGAGGGACTTCGCGATTTTGGCCCTGCTATCTCTCCATTCAATTCATTTCAGTTGATTCAGGGACTTGAAACTTTATCTCTTCGTGTCCAGCGTCATGTTGACAATGCATTGGAAATTGCAAAATGGCTGGAAGCACATCCCCAGGTGGAGAAAGTAAACTATCCCGGGCTGGAAAGTTCACCAAGTTATTCCAATGCACAGAAATATTTTAAAAAAGGATACGGTGCAGTTCTTTCTTTTCAAATAAAAGGTGATGTAACAAAAGCTGATGACTTTATTGACAGCTTAGAATTGATTAGTCATTTAGCGAATGTGGGCGATACAAAATCCCTGATTATCCACCCAGCAGCTACAACACATCAGCAGTTAAGTGTCGAGGAGCAGAAAGCGGCAGGCGTATTCGTTGGACTGCTTAGATTATCTGTGGGGATTGAACACATTGATGACATCAAAGCAGATCTGCAACAGGCCTTTGATAAAATAAAATAA
- a CDS encoding ABC-F family ATP-binding cassette domain-containing protein, producing the protein MNYLSVENISKSFGERTLFDNISFGINKDQKIAFIAKNGSGKTTIMSIINGLDEPDTGQVVLRKGIRMAFLSQDNNLQEELTIEESIFASDNETLKIIEAYEKALENPEDEEAYQKAFDGMDQHNAWDFETQYKQILFKLKLEDFKLKVKNLSGGQKKRLSLAIILINRPDLLILDEPTNHLDLEMIEWLESYFAKENITLFMVTHDRFFLERVCNEILELDNGKLYQYKGNYSYYLEKKEERITSENASVDKAKNLFVKELEWMRRQPKARTTKSKSRQDDFYIIKEKAQSRRKENKVELEINMERMGSKIIELHKLSKKFKDKVILDNFSFDFQRGERIGIIGKNGTGKSTFLNLLTGTIPPDSGRVVKGDTIKVGYYTQSGINPKPGQRVIDIIKEYGEYIPLAKGRMISASQLLERFLFDAKKQYDYVEKLSGGELKRLYLCTVLIQNPNFLILDEPTNDLDIVTLNVLESFLLDYPGCLLVVSHDRYFMDKIVDHLFVFRGQGEIENFPGNYSDFRAYEDSADIAQKEENKVEKKDWKQNNPTGNLSFNEQKEYQKIEREIKDLEIEKTKIEQLFSDGKIADADIEKKANELQNIINKIEQKEERWFELSAKIEG; encoded by the coding sequence ATGAATTACTTATCTGTAGAAAATATATCAAAATCATTTGGTGAAAGAACACTTTTTGACAACATCTCATTCGGAATTAACAAAGATCAAAAAATTGCTTTTATAGCTAAAAATGGTTCCGGAAAAACAACCATCATGAGCATCATTAACGGTTTGGATGAGCCAGATACCGGACAAGTAGTTTTAAGAAAAGGAATCCGAATGGCGTTTCTTTCTCAGGATAATAATCTTCAGGAAGAACTGACTATCGAAGAAAGCATTTTTGCTTCTGATAATGAAACGCTTAAAATAATCGAAGCTTACGAAAAAGCGCTTGAAAACCCGGAAGACGAAGAAGCTTATCAAAAAGCTTTTGACGGAATGGACCAGCATAACGCATGGGATTTTGAAACGCAATACAAGCAGATTTTATTTAAATTAAAACTGGAAGATTTCAAACTTAAAGTAAAAAATCTTTCCGGAGGACAAAAAAAACGTCTTTCACTTGCTATAATTCTAATCAACAGACCAGATTTATTGATTTTGGATGAACCAACCAACCACTTAGACCTCGAAATGATTGAGTGGCTTGAAAGTTATTTTGCCAAAGAAAACATCACGCTGTTTATGGTAACACATGACCGTTTCTTTTTAGAACGCGTCTGCAATGAGATTTTGGAATTAGACAATGGAAAATTATACCAATATAAAGGAAATTACTCGTACTATTTAGAGAAAAAAGAAGAACGAATTACATCTGAAAATGCCAGTGTTGACAAAGCTAAAAACTTATTTGTAAAAGAATTAGAATGGATGCGCCGCCAGCCAAAAGCCAGGACAACCAAATCTAAATCGCGCCAGGATGATTTCTACATTATCAAAGAAAAAGCCCAAAGCCGAAGAAAGGAGAACAAAGTCGAACTGGAAATTAATATGGAAAGAATGGGAAGCAAAATTATTGAGCTTCATAAACTTTCTAAAAAATTTAAAGACAAGGTTATCCTGGATAATTTTAGTTTTGATTTCCAGCGTGGCGAAAGAATCGGGATTATTGGTAAAAACGGAACAGGAAAATCAACATTTTTAAACCTGCTGACAGGAACAATTCCACCCGACAGTGGTCGTGTTGTAAAGGGTGACACTATAAAAGTCGGCTATTATACGCAATCCGGAATCAATCCAAAACCAGGTCAGCGTGTTATTGATATTATTAAAGAATATGGCGAATACATTCCGCTTGCTAAAGGCAGGATGATTTCGGCTTCACAATTATTGGAACGTTTTCTGTTTGATGCAAAAAAACAATATGATTATGTCGAAAAATTAAGCGGTGGCGAATTAAAACGTCTCTATTTATGTACTGTTTTGATTCAGAATCCAAACTTTTTAATTCTGGATGAGCCAACAAATGATTTGGACATTGTAACTCTGAATGTTTTAGAAAGTTTTCTTTTAGATTATCCGGGATGTTTGCTTGTAGTTTCTCACGACCGCTATTTTATGGACAAAATTGTCGATCATTTATTTGTTTTCAGAGGACAAGGAGAAATAGAAAACTTCCCAGGGAACTACTCTGATTTTCGTGCTTACGAAGACAGTGCAGATATTGCCCAGAAAGAAGAAAACAAAGTCGAAAAGAAAGACTGGAAACAAAATAATCCAACTGGAAATTTAAGCTTTAATGAACAAAAAGAGTATCAAAAAATTGAACGGGAAATAAAAGATTTAGAAATCGAGAAAACCAAAATCGAACAATTATTCTCTGACGGAAAAATTGCTGATGCTGATATTGAGAAAAAGGCAAACGAATTGCAAAATATCATTAATAAGATAGAACAGAAAGAGGAACGCTGGTTTGAGCTTTCTGCTAAAATAGAAGGATAA
- a CDS encoding FKBP-type peptidyl-prolyl cis-trans isomerase — protein MKKLLSTLLVFTLFSCLSPENESNTPPKDFTAENDKEITDYIAKNNLTAQKTSSGLYYVINEPGEGTQPTASSNVTVIYKGYYTNGTVFDPGKPEGVSFGLKQVIQGWTEGIPYFKTGGSGILLIPSHLGYGPYDYRGIPGGSVLIFDVKLISVNN, from the coding sequence ATGAAAAAACTTTTATCTACCCTATTGGTTTTCACACTTTTTTCATGCCTAAGTCCTGAAAATGAATCAAATACACCACCTAAAGACTTTACGGCAGAAAATGACAAAGAAATTACCGATTATATTGCCAAAAATAATTTAACAGCTCAAAAAACCAGTTCAGGCTTGTATTATGTTATCAATGAACCTGGCGAAGGAACGCAGCCAACAGCTTCTTCCAACGTTACAGTAATTTACAAAGGATATTACACTAACGGAACTGTCTTCGATCCGGGAAAACCTGAAGGGGTTTCGTTTGGTTTAAAACAAGTAATCCAGGGTTGGACAGAAGGGATTCCTTATTTTAAAACAGGTGGCAGCGGTATTCTTTTGATCCCATCACATCTTGGATATGGACCTTATGATTACAGAGGTATTCCGGGAGGATCTGTGCTTATTTTTGATGTTAAATTAATTTCCGTAAATAACTAA